The nucleotide sequence CTGTTTCGACGGCGGCGACATCACCATGCCGTTTGGTGGTTACAAGCAATCGGGCAATGGCCGAGACCGGTCATTGCACGCCCTGGACAAGTATTCGGAACTCAAATCGGCCTGGATCGATTTGCAGGACTGAGCCGTCAACCCGACACCGGTGCTGTTCGCAACAGCACCTGCATCACCGATCAAAATCAGCGCACTGGAGAATAATAATTATGAAGCTGTCAGCTGTCCGTTCGATCACCACACTAGCTCTGGCGAGCCTTATCGCCAATCACGCCTGGGCGGCGCCCAAGCATGAAATCTATAGCTTGATGCCCAACACCGCGTTGTCGGGGGTGATTGACCCTGACATGCCGGATCGCACCTCGATCAACAAAGCCTTGCCACTGAAAAAGAAGGGCGAGCGCCTGCGCATTGGCTGGACTGAAATCACCTTGGGTAACCCTTGGTTTGTTTCAATGATTGACGACGCCAAAACGATCGCCAAACAGTACAACTACGACATCGAGCTGCAAGTGGCGGACAGCGATGTCGCCAAGCAGAGTGCCCAGGTCGATAACTTCATCACCCTGGGCGTCGATCTGATCGTGATTGACCCAACCGATGTTCTCGGTTCGGTATCCGATGTCGAGCGGGCGGTGGCGGCCGGGATTCCGGTGATCACCGTCGGTACTGCCCCGGACGCACGCGCGCCGGTGATCACCACCAGCACCGGCAATCCCTACGGCAGTGGTTTCGAAGCCGGGCGTTACGTTGCCGCCAAGACCGACCCGGCGAAGGTAATCAATGCGGCGATGGTCATTGGGGTGATGGGCAACTCCACTTCCGAAAGCCGGCTCAACGGCATGATTTCCGGGATCGTCTATGCCCGTTCCGAAGAGCGCAAGCTCGGGCTGTCCAGGGAAGATGCGATGCTCAAGGGCTTCAAGCTGTTCCAGCAAGTCAAGGCCAAGGGCAGTTTCAACTGGCCGGAAGGCGGCTTCAATGTGCTGGCGTGGGGCCGTGGTGACTGGACCGAAGAAGGGGGGCTGGCGGCCACGGAAGACATTCTTTCGTCCCAGGGTGACAAGCTCAACCTGGTCCTGGCAGAGAACGACTTCATTGCCATTGGTGCGATCAATGCCCTGGAGAATGCCGGCAAGAAAAACAGTGTGATGGTCGCGTCCGGTGCCGGCAGTTTTCGTGTGGCGCTGGACTTGATCAAGCAAGGCAAATTGCTGGTCACCGCCACCAACAGTGGTTCGGAAACCGGAGTGGCCGCCATCGAATTGATCCATCAGATGCTCGACAAGGGCCTGAATGCCAACAACCTGCCGCTGGCCTCGTACTTCCCGGTCACGCTGATCACACCGGACAACGTCGACACCTACATCAAGGCAGACAGCCTGCCACCGTCTACCGCGACCGTCCCGCCTTTCCGTTCGATCGAGCAGATCAAAACTGCGATGAAGTGATTTCGCGAGTGTGAAACGGCCTGTGACCGCTGCGATTTCGGGCGGCGGTCACAGCTGGAATGGCGACAGTTTATAGACGGTGAACAGAATGAATGCGATGCACAAACCAGCCGTGGAGATGCTCGACATCTCGAAGAAGTTCGGCGGTATCAGCGCGCTGAACAGTGCCAGTTTTTCGGCCCGCGCAGGTGAAATCCACGCGCTGATGGGTGAGAACGGCGCAGGCAAATCAACTTTGATGAAAATCCTCTCCGGCGCCTATGTACGCGATGCGGGCGGGGTCAGCCTGAACGGTGAAACAGTCGATATCCGCAACCCCGGCGATGCACTCAAGCTGGGTATTTCGATCATCTACCAAGAGTTTGCCCTGGCCCCGCATTTGTCGGTGGCCGAGAACATTTGCATCGACGATCTGGGCAAGAGCAAGGGTTTCGTGCAGTGGGCGGCGATGCGCGAAAAAGCCCGGACGATTCTCGATGAGCTGGGTTTCAGCGATATCGATGTGCGTCAGCCGGTCGGCAGTTTGCCGGTGGCCTATCAACAGGCCGTGGAGATCTGCAAGGCACTGTCGCGCAATTCGTCGGTGCTGGTGTTCGATGAGCCGACGGCGGTGCTCACCTCTCACGAGGCGGAAAAACTGTTCAAAATCCTCGACGAGTTGCGCCGCAAGGGCGCGTGCATTGTTTACGTCTCGCACCGCATGGATGAAATTTTCCGCATCTGCGATCGCGCCACGGTGCTCAAGGATGGCAAGACTGTCGGCACGCTGGAGCTGGCCGAGATTACCGAGCGTGGCCTGATCGAGATGATGATCGGACGTGAGCTCAGCGACCTGTTTCCTGCGCGCAATAAACAGCATGGCGAGGTGCTGCTCAAAGTCGAGCAACTGAATGCCGGACGCCTGGTGCGCGATGTGAGCTTTGAAGTCCGGGCGGGTGAAGTGCTGGGTTTCTGTGGACTGGTTGGTGCCGGCCGCACCGAAACCATGCGCGCGATCTTCGGCGCCGATCGTAAAACTTCCGGCAGCCTTTACCTCGAAGGCCGCGAGATACACAACCGCACACCCCGTGAAGCGATTGCCAATGGCATCGGCCTGTTGCCCGAGGACCGCAAGCAGCAGGGCGTTCTGCTGGAAATGTCGATTCGGGTCAACGGTGCGCTGCGTCCCGACAGTCCCTATACCGGACGCATGGGCTGGATT is from Pseudomonas mucidolens and encodes:
- a CDS encoding sugar ABC transporter substrate-binding protein — translated: MKLSAVRSITTLALASLIANHAWAAPKHEIYSLMPNTALSGVIDPDMPDRTSINKALPLKKKGERLRIGWTEITLGNPWFVSMIDDAKTIAKQYNYDIELQVADSDVAKQSAQVDNFITLGVDLIVIDPTDVLGSVSDVERAVAAGIPVITVGTAPDARAPVITTSTGNPYGSGFEAGRYVAAKTDPAKVINAAMVIGVMGNSTSESRLNGMISGIVYARSEERKLGLSREDAMLKGFKLFQQVKAKGSFNWPEGGFNVLAWGRGDWTEEGGLAATEDILSSQGDKLNLVLAENDFIAIGAINALENAGKKNSVMVASGAGSFRVALDLIKQGKLLVTATNSGSETGVAAIELIHQMLDKGLNANNLPLASYFPVTLITPDNVDTYIKADSLPPSTATVPPFRSIEQIKTAMK
- a CDS encoding sugar ABC transporter ATP-binding protein; its protein translation is MHKPAVEMLDISKKFGGISALNSASFSARAGEIHALMGENGAGKSTLMKILSGAYVRDAGGVSLNGETVDIRNPGDALKLGISIIYQEFALAPHLSVAENICIDDLGKSKGFVQWAAMREKARTILDELGFSDIDVRQPVGSLPVAYQQAVEICKALSRNSSVLVFDEPTAVLTSHEAEKLFKILDELRRKGACIVYVSHRMDEIFRICDRATVLKDGKTVGTLELAEITERGLIEMMIGRELSDLFPARNKQHGEVLLKVEQLNAGRLVRDVSFEVRAGEVLGFCGLVGAGRTETMRAIFGADRKTSGSLYLEGREIHNRTPREAIANGIGLLPEDRKQQGVLLEMSIRVNGALRPDSPYTGRMGWIASGRETQGIEALRQQLAVKTHSIEQLVGDLSGGNQQKVALMKWVDAGCRVLILDEPTRGVDVGAKTEIYRVINDLAEQGVAIIMVSSEMIEIIGMCDRVLVMREGAIAGELVGERIKEQDMICLAMGVEHHE